A single genomic interval of Anopheles marshallii chromosome 2, idAnoMarsDA_429_01, whole genome shotgun sequence harbors:
- the LOC128709737 gene encoding gonadotropin-releasing hormone receptor: MPPSFNLSAATYELFSGNVSSMLDNYTAAMVEPFPFEAQQSQRSLFGRNASITLGLGAGSAIQQQQLNATVANLTAVHNESLANLLLHPGIHQLSSGLVTLVGDIMSQSGDAILSREECDRLNISYAFENGSALAIPGLSCYEHAPTLSRSGVIRVIVLSAMAIVSLLGNVATMWNIQKNRKSRRVTRHNWSAIYSLIFHLSIADVLVTGFCLIGEAAWYYTVDWVAGNLFCKLFKLCQMFSLYLSTYVLVLVGVDRWVAVKYPMKSLNTARRCHRFLFIAYLLSFLLSTPQWMIFRVAKGPFVEDFYQCVTHGFYTDRWQEQLYTTFTLVFMFIIPLLILIGTYLSTFMTISSSEKIFRIDTSAVDRTTYYRRSDTNRQRLIHKAKMKSLRISVVIVVAFVVCWTPYYIMMLIFMFLNPTERFGEDLQSGIFFFGMSNSLINPLIYGAFHLVPIRQRRNQYNQHVREGSVYFQRSSTFNHHNGHQRNLNPHIKFSNSHSNLPEEISLMSLEKDLRSLDENVNQIHQKGGGGGGGMGGAGGGGGHGGGSRIKRRSFTSKFLSFSRLFQRNHPTKL, translated from the exons ATGCCGCCATCGTTCAATCTCTCCGCGGCCACGTATGAGTTGTTCTCGGGAAATGTATCGTCAATGTTGGACAACTACACCGCCGCGATGGTGGAACCGTTTCCATTCGAAGCACAACAGTCGCAGAGATCATTGTTTGGTAGAAACGCTTCGATTACGCTCGGACTGGGCGCTGGCAGCGCcatccaacagcaacagctcaACGCAACCGTTGCTAACCTAACCGCGGTACACAACGAAAGCCTCGCCAATCTGCTACTGCATCCGGGTATCCACCAGCTGTCCAGCGGGTTGGTAACGCTCGTCGGTGACATCATGAGTCAGTCGGGTGATGCGATTCTCTCGCGCGAGGAGTGCGACCGGCTCAACATTAGCTACGCGTTCGAGAACGGTAGCGCACTGGCGATACCGGGCCTGAGCTGTTACGAACATGCACCAACCCTGTCCAGGTCGGGCGTCATCCGGGTGATCGTACTGTCGGCGATGGCGATTGTGTCGCTGCTCGGCAATGTGGCGACCATGTGGAACATCCAGAAGAACCGAAAATCGCGCCGCGTTACCCGCCACAACTGGAGCGCCATCTATTCGCTCATCTTCCACCTGTCGATAGCGGACGTGCTGGTGACGGGGTTTTGTCTCATCGGTGAGGCGGCCTGGTACTACACGGTGGACTGGGTTGCCGGGAACCTCTTCTGCAAGCTGTTCAAGCTGTGCCAGATGTTTAGCCTCTACCTGTCCACGTACGTGCTGGTGCTAGTCGGTGTGGATCGCTGGGTTGCGGTCAAGTATCCCATGAAGTCGTTAAACACCGCCCGCCGTTGCCATCGGTTTCTGTTCATCGCCTACTTGCTATCCTTTCTGCTCAGCACACCACAG tGGATGATATTCCGGGTGGCGAAAGGACCATTTGTGGAGGACTTTTACCAGTGCGTGACTCACGGTTTCTACACCGACCGATGGCAGGAGCAGCTCTACACGACCTTTACGCTAGTGTTTATGTTCATCATTCCGCTACTGATATTAATCGGTACCTATTTATCAACGTTCATGACGATCTCAA GTAGTGAAAAAATCTTCCGCATCGACACATCGGCCGTTGACCGGACAACGTACTACCGGCGTTCCGACACGAACCGTCAACGGTTGATACACAAGGCGAAGATGAAGTCCCTCCGGATATCCGTCGTCATCGTGGTGGCATTCGTCGTGTGCTGGACACCGTACTACATAATGATGCTGATATTCATGTTCCTGAATCCGACCGAACGT TTCGGTGAGGATCTGCAGTCGGGCATATTCTTCTTCGGTATGTCGAACAGCCTGATCAATCCGCTGATTTACGGTGCGTTTCACCTGGTGCCGATCCGACAGCGTCGCAATCAGTACAATCAACATGTAAG GGAAGGCTCTGTGTACTTTCAGCGGTCGTCCACCTTCAACCATCACAATGGCCACCAGCGGAACCTGAATCCGCACATCAAGTTTTCCAACTCGCACTCCAACCTGCCGGAGGAGATATCGCTCATGTCGCTGGAAAAGGATCTCCGCAGCCTGGATGAGAACGTGAACCAGATCCACCAGAAGGGCGGAGGTGGCGGCGGTGGAATGGGAGGAGCAGGAGGTGGGGGAGGACACGGGGGTGGGTCACGGATCAAACGGCGCAGCTTCACCAGCAAGTTCCTTTCGTTTTCCCGCCTATTTCAGCGCAACCATCCCACTAAGCTTTAA
- the LOC128709960 gene encoding RNA polymerase-associated protein CTR9 homolog — MAAPIEIPLRDTDEVIELDPEQLPEGEEVLGILRQERSHLNTWVTVALAYYKQKKTDDFIKILEASRVDANIHYRDFEKDQMRAYDMLAAYYVQEANREKSKDKKRDLFTKATHLYTTADKIIMYDQNHLLGRAYFCLLEGDKMDQADAQFNFVLNQSPSNIPSLLGKACIAFNKKDYRGALAFYKKALRTNPNCPAAVRLGMGHCFLKLNNPDKAKLAFQRALDLEPQCVGALVGLAILKLNLHEPESNRMGVQMLSKAYTIDSTNPMVLNHLANHFFFKKDYQKVQHLALHAFHNTENEAMRAESCYQLARAFHVQRDYDQAFQYYYQSTQFAPANFVLPHFGLGQMYIYRGDSENAAQCFEKVLKAQPGNYETMKILGSLYATSSSQSKRDIAKNHLKKVTEQFPDDVEAWIELAQILEQNDLPASLQAYGTATSILTEKVNADIPPEILNNVAALHYRLGNLDEAMARLEQAIERAKIEAQHDAQYYDSISVSMTYNLARLYEAMAVFDKADKLYKDILKEHPNYIDCYLRLGCMARDKGLIFVASDFFKDALKINMENPDTRSLLGNLHLAKMQWTLGQKNFETILKNPATSSDAYSLIALGNFWLQSLHQPNRDKEKEKKHQEKALAIYKQVLRNDPKNIWAANGIGAVLAHKGCIIEARDIFAQVREATADFCDVWINIAHIYVEQKQYISAIQMYENCLKKFYRHNNVEVMQYLARAYFRAGKLKEAKMTLLKARRVAPQDTVLLFNIALVLQRLATFVLRDEKSVLSVVLQAVHELGLAHKYFTYLSVHGDKTRYNIALAETEANQCQDLLQQAQYHVSRARKIDEEERSLRQKQELEREEFKRRQADERRRMEEMRRKAHEEMLLKRQEYKEKTKNALFFAEPAPEAKKKGGRGRKDYISDSDASGGEVGMGGSGGEEGAAPKERKRKGEKKPRKSQGGSRKRKEKARRGSGGESESENEEEGSRKRKKKASGGQKKRQKAMDEGLSSKQKGRILSKATVSTSESDSDDSRLKIASGDESGGGESGGESGAPATKRKRRIASDDEDSSGSRRRSRSRSRSGSGSRSRSGSRSRSRSGSGSRAGSGKSGSRSRSRSRSRSRSRSGSARGSRSRSRSGSGSRSRSPSRSRSRSRSRSRSRSQSRGSRKSGGSRSRSRSGSQASRGSRRSRSGSRSRSRSGSGSRQASPISRKSVSGSESE, encoded by the exons ATGGCTGCACCGATCGAAATCCCGCTGAGGGATACGGACGAG GTCATAGAACTCGATCCGGAACAGCTTCCCGAAGGCGAGGAGGTGCTTGGCATCTTGCGGCAAGAACGCTCGCACCTCAATACGTGGGTTACCGTTGCG TTGGCGTACTacaagcagaagaaaacggatgatttcatcaaaattctcGAAGCGTCCCGTGTGGATGCCAACATCCACTATCGAGACTTTGAGAAGGACCAAATGCGTGCGTACGATATGTTGGCCGCCTATTACGTGCAAGAGGCGAATCGCGAAAAGTCGAAGGACAAGAAGCGCGATCTCTTCACGAAGGCAACACACTTGTACACGACGGCGGACAAGATCATCATGTACGATCAGAACCATCTACTCGGGCGTGCCTACTTCTGTCTGCTGGAAGGGGACAAGATGGACCAGGCCGATGCACAGTTCAATTTCGTGTTGAACCAGTCCCCGTCGAACATTCCGTCCCTGCTCGGTAAGGCTTGTATCGCGTTTAACAAGAAGGACTATCGGGGTGCACTGGCGTTCTACAAGAAGGCACTGCGTACGAACCCAAACTGTCCAGCCGCTGTACGGCTCGGTATGGGGCATTGCTTTCTGAAGCTGAATAACCCGGACAAGGCAAAGCTAGCGTTCCAGCGGGCGCTCGATCTCGAGCCGCAGTGTGTTGGTGCGCTAGTTGGGTTGGCCATTCTGAAGCTGAATCTGCACGAGCCCGAATCGAACCGTATGGGCGTGCAGATGCTGTCGAAGGCCTACACGATTGATTCGACGAATCCGATGGTGTTGAACCATCTGGCGAACCACTTCTTCTTCAAGAAGGACTACCAGAAGGTTCAGCATTTGGCACTGCACGCGTTTCACAACACGGAAAATGAAGCGATGCGTGCGGAGAGTTGTTACCAGCTGGCCCGTGcgttccacgtgcagcgtgatTACGACCAGGCGTTCCAATACTACTATCAATCGACCCAGTTTGCACCGGCAAACTTTGTGCTGCCACACTTTGGTCTCGGACAGATGTACATCTATAGAGGCGATTCGGAAAAT GCCGCACAATGTTTCGAGAAGGTGCTGAAAGCGCAACCGGGCAACTACGAAACGATGAAGATTTTGGGCTCATTGTATGCGACTTCTTCTTCGCAGTCGAAGCGCGACATTGCCAAGAACCATCTGAAGAAGGTAACGGAACAGTTCCCCGATGATGTCGAAGCGTGGATCGAATTGGCGCAAATTCTCGAGCAGAATGATCTACCCGCATCGCTGCAAGCGTACGGTACGGCCACGAGCATCCTGACGGAAAAAGTAAACGCGGACATACCGCCGGAGATACTGAACAATGTGGCGGCACTCCACTACCGGCTGGGCAATCTGGACGAGGCAATGGCTAGGCTGGAGCAAGCGATCGAACGTGCGAAGATCGAGGCGCAGCATGACGCACAATACTACGATTCGATCTCCGTCTCGATGACGTACAATCTGGCCCGTCTGTACGAAGCGATGGCAGTGTTCGACAAGGCGGACAAACTGTACAAAGATATCCTGAAGGAGCACCCGAACTACATCGACTGCTACCTCCGGCTCGGGTGCATGGCGCGCGACAAGGGTTTGATCTTTGTCGCTTCCGATTTCTTCAAAGACGCGCTGAAGATTAACATGGAAAATCCGGACACACGTTCGCTGTTGGGAAATTTGCATCTGGCCAAAATGCAGTGGACGCTTGGACAGAAGAATTTCGAAACGATCCTAAAGAATCCGGCCACCTCCAGCGATGCGTACTCGCTGATTGCGCTGGGCAATTTTTGGCTGCAGAGTTTGCACCAACCTAACCGAGACAaggagaaggagaagaaacACCAAGAGAAAGCGCTTGCCATCTACAAGCAGGTGCTTCGAAACGATCCGAAGAACATTTGGGCAGCGAACGGGATCGGAGCGGTATTGGCACACAAGGGTTGCATCATTGAGGCCCGAGATATCTTCGCGCAGGTGCGTGAAGCTACGGCAGACTTTTGCGACGTGTGGATCAACATCGCCCACATCTACGTGGAGCAGAAGCAGTACATCAGTGCGATCCAGATGTACGAAAACTGTCTGAAGAAGTTCTACCGGCACAACAACGTGGAGGTGATGCAGTACCTGGCCCGTGCCTATTTTCGGGCGGGCAAGTTGAAGGAGGCGAAGATGACCCTGCTGAAGGCACGTCGTGTCGCTCCGCAGGACACTGTGCTGCTGTTCAACATTGCGCTCGTGCTGCAGCGTCTGGCCACGTTTGTGCTGCGTGACGAAAAGTCCGTGCTGAGCGTGGTGCTGCAGGCGGTGCACGAGCTCGGATTGGCCCACAAGTACTTTACCTATCTGTCGGTGCACGGAGACAAGACGCGGTACAACATTGCGCTCGCAGAAACGGAAGCGAACCAGTGTCAGGATTTGCTGCAGCAGGCCCAATACCACGTGTCACGTGCGCGCAAGATCGACGAGGAGGAGCGATCGTTGCGCCAGAAGCAGGAACTGGAGCGGGAGGAGTTCAAGCGTCGCCAGGCGGACGAACGGCGCCGAATGGAGGAGATGCGCCGGAAGGCACACGAAGAAATGTTGCTCAAGCGCCAGGAGTACAAGGAAAAGACGAAGAATGCGCTGTTCTTTGCGGAACCTGCGCCGGAAGCGAAGAAGAAAGGGGGCCGTGGACGGAAGGACTACATTTCCGACTCGGATGCGAGCGGGGGTGAGGTGGGAATGGGTGGCAGCGGTGGTGAGGAAGGTGCAGCACCGAAGGAACGAAAGCGCAAGGGTGAAAAGAAACCACGCAAATCGCAGGGTGGCAGTCgcaaacggaaggaaaaagcACGCCGCGGCAGTGGTGGCGAGTCGGAAAGCGAAAACGAGgaagaaggatcccgcaagcGCAAGAAGAAGGCTTCGGGTGGACAGAAGAAGCGCCAGAAGGCGATGGATGAAGGATTGTCGTCGAAGCAGAAGGGACGCATCCTTTCGAAGGCTACCGTATCGACGAGTGAATCGGATAGCGATGACAGCCGGTTGAAGATAGCGAGTGGGGACGAGTCGGGTGGTGGCGAATCGGGCGGAGAGTCGGGAGCACCGGCAACGAAACGCAAGCGCCGCATTGCTTCCGATGATGAAGATTCGAGTGGATCGCGGCGTCGCTCACGCTCACGGTCACGATCCGGGTCGGGATCACGGTCCCGGTCTGGATCGCGGTCACGATCTCGGTCCGGTTCCGGAAGCCGTGCCGGTAGTGGTAAAAGTGGTTCGCGTAGTCGTAGTCGATCGCGTAGCCGATCGCGCAGCCGTTCGGGAAGTGCCAGAGGATCGCGCTCGAGAAGTCGGTCGGGATCGGGTAGCCGCAGTCGCAGTCCTAGTCGTTCTCGGAGCCGTAGTCGTAGCCGTAGCCGTTCGCGAAGCCAGAGTAGAGGTAGTCGTAAGAGTGGTGGAAGCCGTAGCCGAAGCCGTAGCGGAAGTCAGGCCAGTCGTGGTAGTCGCCGGTCTCGCTCCGGATCGCGATCACGTTCACGCTCAGGCTCGGGCAGCAGACAAGCTTCTCCAATTTCACGTAAATCCGTTTCGGGTTCGGAATCGGAGTAA